In Triticum urartu cultivar G1812 chromosome 6, Tu2.1, whole genome shotgun sequence, the following proteins share a genomic window:
- the LOC125513757 gene encoding calcium uptake protein, mitochondrial-like, producing MAALARASLLRSAVRRLRAFSAAAAEGAAPRRDARAADAATVAAALAVGSGLGIWLLPPSPQPLADSGQGDFAVADAGFGDVGAAEEREEEKRRFLFRDSYRRRVFFNYEKRIRTRSPPEKIFEYFASIRNPEGEVYMLPADLMRAVVPVFPPSESNIVREGRLRGERNPGELQCAPSEFFMLFDTNGDGLISFAEYIFFVTLLSIPESSFNIAFKMFDLDHNGEIDKEEFKKVMALMRSYNRQGAAHRDGLRIGLKVGQPVEDGGLVEYFFGKDGSDHLHYEKFSDFLKQLHDEIVRLEFSHYDVKSSKTISAKDFALSMVASADMNHINKLLDRVDDFDESPDVKDLRITFEEFKAFADLRRRLEPFAMAIFSYGKVNGLLTKQDLKRAATHVCGVDLTDKVVDVIFHVFDANCDGNLSSEEFLRALQRRESNIRQPTTPGLMGVFSCWLNCTKCSFQQMLLQ from the exons ATGGCCGCGCTGGCCCGCGCCTCGCTCCTCCGATCCGCCGTTCGACGGCTCCGGGCCTTCTCCGCGGCCGCCGCCGAGGGCGCCGCGCCCCGCCGCGACGCGAGGGCGGCCGATGCCGCCACGGTGGCGGCCGCGCTGGCTGTCGGGTCGGGGCTGGGGATCTGGCTGCTCCCCCCGTCGCCGCAGCCGCTCGCGGACTCGGGTCAGGGGGACTTCGCCGTGGCGGACGCGGGCTTTGGGGACGTGGGCGCCGCGGAGGAGCGCGAGGAGGAGAAGCGCAGGTTCCTCTTCCGCG ACTCATATCGCAGAAGGGTGTTCTTCAACTATGAGAAGCGCATTCGGACGCGCAGCCCTCCTGAGAAG ATCTTTGAGTACTTTGCGTCCATCCGAAACCCGGAGGGCGAAGTCTACATGTTACCTGCCGACTTGATGAGGGCTGTTGTTCCCGTTTTCCCTCCATCCGAATCTAATATTGTAAGGGAAGGAAGACTCAGAGGGGAGCGCAACCCTGGCGAGCTACAGTGCGCTCCTTCTGAGTTTTTCATGCTGTTCGACACAAACGGCGATGGGCTCATCTCCTTTGCCGA GTATATCTTTTTTGTGACATTGCTTAGCATTCCTGAGTCGAGCTTCAATATAGCTTTCAAGATGTTTGACCTTGACCACAATGG GGAGATAGATAAAGAAGAGTTTAAGAAAGTAATGGCTTTGATGAGGTCCTATAATAGGCAAGGAGCTGCCCACAGGGATGGGTTACGTATTGGACTTAAGGTTGGTCAGCCAGTGGAAGATGGTGGATTGGTTGAGTACTTTTTTGGCAAGGATGGCAGTGACCATCTACACTATGAAAAGTTCTCTGATTTTTTGAAGCAATTACATGACGAG ATTGTTCGCTTGGAGTTCAGTCACTATGATGTAAAATCATCCAAGACAATATCTGCGAAGGACTTTGCATTATCCATGGTTGCTTCTGCTGACATGAATCACATAAACAAGCTACTTGACAGAGTTGACGATTTTGATGAATCTCCTGATGTCAAAGATCTGCGCATTACCTTTGAG GAGTTCAAGGCTTTTGCTGATCTGCGGCGAAGATTGGAACCATTTGCAATGGCTATCTTCAGCTATGGAAAAGTAAACGGTTTGTTGACAAAGCAGGATCTGAAACGTGCTGCAACTCAT GTTTGTGGGGTGGACTTGACTGATAAGGTGGTGGATGTCATTTTCCATGTGTTTGATGCAAACTGTGATGGGAACCTAAGCTCAGAGGAGTTCTTGAGGGCACTACAAAGACGGGAAAGCAATATTCGGCAGCCCACCACTCCAGGTTTAATGGGGGTATTCTCCTGCTGGCTGAACTGTACGAAGTGTTCTTTTCAACAGATGCTGCTTCAGTAG